A region of Ferruginibacter albus DNA encodes the following proteins:
- a CDS encoding class I SAM-dependent methyltransferase, translating to MDTVRKPFQGVINIIRFNWHFYLISVLLLTIGFVIANNLVDPFKHLLFIALFLVLLWTIVSLLVSFYIYDLSGLYKLNWLNNLPLNSNDIILNIHAGFDETSLLLKHKFSNSDLIVLDFYNPELHTEISIKRARKAYPSYPGTKKTTTQTLNFPDNYADKIFLIFSAHEIRNEEERIDFFKELNRIVKPSGSIVVTEHLRNIENFLAYNIGFFHFYSKASWLKLFCKADLKKAREIKLNPFIITFILQKNGITS from the coding sequence ATGGATACAGTAAGAAAACCTTTCCAGGGCGTAATTAATATTATTCGCTTTAACTGGCATTTTTATCTCATTTCTGTTTTGCTGTTGACGATCGGTTTTGTAATCGCCAATAATCTTGTTGATCCTTTCAAGCATTTACTTTTTATTGCATTGTTTCTTGTGTTGTTATGGACAATCGTTTCCCTGCTCGTTTCCTTTTATATATATGATCTATCCGGACTTTATAAATTGAATTGGTTAAACAACCTTCCGTTAAACAGCAACGATATCATCTTAAACATACATGCAGGATTTGATGAAACAAGTCTTTTATTAAAACATAAATTCTCAAATTCCGATTTGATCGTTTTAGATTTTTACAACCCTGAGCTACACACCGAAATATCTATTAAACGGGCAAGAAAAGCATATCCATCTTATCCCGGCACAAAAAAAACAACTACACAAACTTTAAATTTTCCTGATAACTATGCAGATAAGATCTTTCTTATTTTCTCCGCTCATGAGATCAGGAATGAGGAAGAGAGAATTGATTTTTTTAAAGAATTAAACCGCATCGTAAAACCTTCAGGGAGTATTGTTGTAACAGAACATTTGCGAAACATAGAAAATTTTTTAGCGTATAATATTGGCTTTTTTCATTTTTACTCAAAAGCATCCTGGCTTAAACTATTTTGTAAAGCTGACCTTAAAAAAGCACGTGAAATAAAATTGAACCCTTTTATCATTACATTCATACTGCAAAAAAATGGAATTACATCTTAA
- a CDS encoding redoxin domain-containing protein, producing MKKSTIIILAVLVSIVGKAQSFQITLKTPDYKSGLAYLTYHMGKNLNAEDSAVINSKGVAVFTGKRNLPGGIYAIVFPGKSKTFDFFIDKEQVISITADTTDLVNKVTVVGSKENALFFQYQKYIASKGDLLEKERKAYNESKTKADSALHEANYAKYNQDLNKYRQNIIATQPTSMMAVLLQAMKEPELPSKKSVTHEDSLQNYYYYKNHYWDGITFMDERVIRTPFFLPKLERYYRDIIVQNPDSIIKESDYQLLLARTCPEMYKFLLNWLTDEYYNPKYMGQDAIFVHLFEKYHSQGLSTWLTDKQHDAISRQAYMVMSNQIGAQAANLDMLDTAENKTSLYDVKAEYTFVCFWDPNCGHCKETIPRIDSAYRASWKQHGVKIFAVLSEDAKKEWLTYIHEHNLSDWINVYQPKELEKADIESQKASFRQLYDVTMTPTLFLLDKDKRIIAKKLSLEQMDDLLKVKWSIKPTN from the coding sequence ATGAAAAAATCTACAATAATTATTTTGGCTGTACTGGTTAGTATAGTCGGTAAAGCTCAAAGCTTTCAGATAACATTAAAAACTCCTGATTACAAAAGCGGGCTGGCATATTTAACCTACCATATGGGTAAAAATCTAAACGCCGAAGACTCTGCCGTAATAAATAGTAAAGGCGTTGCTGTATTTACCGGTAAACGTAATTTGCCGGGCGGTATTTATGCTATTGTTTTTCCGGGGAAAAGCAAAACCTTTGACTTTTTCATAGATAAAGAACAGGTTATTTCTATTACCGCTGATACTACCGACCTGGTAAACAAAGTAACTGTTGTTGGCTCAAAAGAGAATGCTTTATTTTTTCAATACCAAAAATACATTGCTTCTAAAGGAGACTTACTGGAAAAGGAGCGTAAAGCATACAACGAATCTAAAACCAAGGCAGACTCTGCCTTGCACGAAGCTAATTATGCAAAATATAACCAAGACTTAAATAAGTATCGCCAAAATATTATTGCAACGCAGCCTACCTCTATGATGGCTGTTTTACTGCAAGCAATGAAAGAGCCGGAACTACCTAGCAAAAAATCTGTTACGCATGAAGACTCTTTGCAGAACTACTATTATTACAAAAATCATTACTGGGACGGCATAACGTTTATGGATGAACGCGTAATTCGTACACCATTTTTCTTGCCCAAATTGGAGCGCTACTACCGGGATATAATTGTTCAAAACCCGGACAGCATTATTAAAGAATCGGACTATCAATTATTACTGGCAAGAACCTGCCCTGAAATGTATAAATTCTTATTGAACTGGCTGACAGATGAGTATTATAATCCTAAGTACATGGGACAGGATGCGATATTTGTTCACTTATTTGAAAAATACCATAGCCAGGGTTTAAGCACCTGGTTAACTGATAAGCAGCATGATGCTATCAGCAGGCAAGCCTATATGGTAATGTCTAACCAGATTGGTGCACAGGCAGCAAACTTAGATATGCTGGATACAGCAGAAAACAAAACCAGCTTATATGATGTAAAAGCTGAGTATACGTTTGTTTGTTTTTGGGATCCCAATTGCGGACATTGTAAAGAAACTATTCCGAGGATCGATTCCGCTTATCGTGCAAGCTGGAAACAACATGGCGTAAAAATATTTGCCGTTCTGTCGGAAGACGCAAAAAAAGAATGGCTTACTTATATCCATGAACATAATTTAAGTGATTGGATAAATGTATATCAACCTAAAGAATTAGAGAAAGCAGATATCGAATCTCAGAAAGCAAGCTTTAGACAGCTATATGATGTAACGATGACGCCTACACTGTTTTTATTGGATAAAGACAAACGCATCATAGCAAAAAAATTAAGTCTTGAACAAATGGACGATCTGCTTAAAGTTAAATGGAGTATCAAACCAACCAACTGA
- a CDS encoding foldase protein PrsA — MKKLLGLFSFTLITTAAFSQTLFTYGNGTVSKEEFLRAYNKNKTAVENKEQSLREYLDLYSKFKLKVKVAEELHLDTLPQLQADLQNFRNQVEDSYMNDDKGLNKLIDEAFQRKQKDIHVLHFYIPTPDQMSSDDSLRAIGAIKELYNQLSKGNKDYDNLLQNIAHAYLPVTKKDIGYITALSISYPFENIIYGLNPGQASEPFHSKSGWHVFLNLDERQSAGRWKTAQILLTFPPNATPEKISQVEKKADSIYNLLLAGGDFGALAKKYSEDKLTYQNNGEMSEFSTGKYNATFEKNVFALKKDGDFTKPFLTPYGYHIVKRLQQIPTPVDQKADEGYYYTIRQQVLQDSRINAAKQKFLEDVLVRINYKRNNTVKDEDLYRFADSVAANKKLSVYPVSNKMIFSFAKQNYKGSDWLKFANDYRLSPVVNSNEIATDKELFDKYVAAVALEYYRNHLEEYNADFKYQMKEFREGNMLFEIMERNVWSKAANDSVGLVKYYNQYKAKYLWDSSAVVLLFNCANMKAANDASVALTSGKEWRKISDESDGAVQADSSRYELSQIQIPAGTVIKEGIITKPVLNESDNTAGFLKILKVYPANQQRSFEEARGLVINDYQNYLEEQWVNELKKKYPIKVNETVFQSLLK, encoded by the coding sequence ATGAAAAAATTATTGGGACTTTTTTCTTTCACCCTTATTACAACTGCAGCTTTTTCTCAAACGCTCTTTACTTACGGCAATGGCACTGTTAGCAAAGAAGAGTTTTTAAGGGCATACAATAAAAACAAAACGGCTGTTGAAAATAAAGAACAATCGTTGCGAGAGTATTTAGACCTATACTCTAAATTTAAACTAAAAGTAAAAGTTGCGGAAGAGCTGCATTTGGATACATTGCCACAGCTGCAGGCAGACCTTCAGAACTTTCGTAACCAGGTAGAAGATAGCTACATGAATGATGACAAAGGCTTGAACAAGCTGATAGACGAAGCTTTTCAGCGTAAGCAAAAAGATATTCATGTGTTGCATTTTTATATTCCTACACCAGATCAGATGTCTTCAGACGATTCTTTAAGAGCCATTGGTGCAATCAAAGAGTTATACAATCAATTATCAAAAGGAAATAAAGATTATGATAATTTACTTCAAAACATTGCTCATGCATATCTACCGGTAACTAAAAAAGATATTGGTTATATAACTGCATTAAGCATTTCTTATCCATTCGAAAATATTATTTATGGATTGAACCCCGGACAAGCAAGTGAACCATTTCATTCAAAAAGCGGCTGGCATGTTTTTTTAAATTTAGATGAAAGACAAAGTGCAGGCAGATGGAAAACAGCACAAATATTATTAACGTTTCCTCCCAATGCAACTCCCGAAAAAATCAGCCAGGTAGAAAAGAAAGCAGATTCTATTTATAATCTTTTATTGGCAGGCGGAGATTTTGGCGCATTGGCAAAAAAATACAGCGAAGATAAACTCACATACCAGAACAATGGGGAAATGAGTGAGTTCAGCACAGGCAAATACAATGCAACTTTTGAAAAAAACGTTTTTGCATTAAAAAAGGACGGCGATTTCACAAAACCTTTTTTAACACCTTACGGTTATCATATTGTAAAACGTTTACAACAAATTCCTACTCCTGTCGATCAAAAAGCGGACGAAGGGTATTACTACACTATTCGTCAACAGGTATTGCAGGATTCCCGTATCAATGCTGCCAAACAAAAATTTTTGGAAGATGTTTTGGTTCGTATTAATTATAAAAGAAACAATACAGTAAAAGACGAAGATTTGTACCGATTTGCAGATAGCGTTGCGGCTAATAAAAAACTATCAGTTTATCCTGTTAGCAATAAAATGATCTTTTCATTTGCTAAACAAAATTATAAAGGAAGCGACTGGTTGAAATTTGCCAATGATTATCGCTTAAGCCCTGTTGTCAACAGCAATGAGATCGCAACAGACAAAGAATTGTTTGATAAATATGTGGCTGCAGTTGCATTGGAATATTACCGTAATCACCTGGAAGAATATAATGCCGACTTCAAATACCAGATGAAAGAATTCAGGGAAGGTAATATGTTGTTTGAAATAATGGAACGCAATGTTTGGAGTAAGGCTGCGAATGATAGCGTAGGACTGGTAAAATATTATAATCAATATAAGGCGAAATATCTTTGGGATTCAAGTGCTGTTGTATTACTCTTCAATTGTGCTAATATGAAGGCCGCTAATGATGCTTCCGTAGCGTTGACCAGCGGAAAAGAATGGAGAAAAATTTCCGATGAAAGCGATGGCGCTGTTCAGGCAGATTCTTCGAGATACGAATTGTCGCAAATTCAAATACCTGCAGGCACTGTTATCAAAGAAGGAATAATAACCAAGCCGGTTTTGAATGAATCAGATAACACTGCCGGTTTTTTAAAAATATTAAAAGTTTATCCTGCTAACCAGCAACGCAGTTTTGAAGAAGCAAGAGGATTGGTAATAAATGATTATCAAAATTATTTAGAAGAGCAATGGGTAAATGAATTAAAAAAGAAATACCCGATTAAAGTGAACGAAACTGTTTTTCAATCGCTGCTTAAATAA